One Rhizobium sp. NRK18 genomic window carries:
- a CDS encoding LysR family transcriptional regulator, which produces MNLTLRQIRYVCEVARQGSIQRASQALRISQSSILAAIALAESQLDAKIFDRRQSRGVLVTSEGERFLNAARALMTAEAEFSRSIGQLGQGRPDTARIGCFVPFGPAYMVDVLKAYQERCGINSIDLTEGGQPQLREWLAAGEIEFAVTYDIGRGIGDGHTPICELPAHAALPASHPLANRKSVALADLVDTPFILLDLPETSVYLMTLFDVIAKRPHIALRSTSYETVRAAIANGMGFSLLNTIPRNDFSRDRAQIVRIPLTDQLPAPKVIVADLYGHRKPAHVTMFIEILKDYFSHLPGVGGGKAD; this is translated from the coding sequence ATGAATCTGACGCTACGGCAAATACGCTATGTGTGCGAGGTCGCCCGCCAGGGCAGCATCCAGCGAGCGTCGCAAGCGCTGCGAATATCCCAGTCATCGATCCTGGCGGCAATAGCCCTGGCGGAAAGCCAGCTCGATGCAAAGATCTTCGACCGCCGGCAATCTCGCGGCGTGCTCGTCACCTCCGAGGGCGAACGCTTCCTGAATGCCGCCCGCGCCCTGATGACCGCGGAGGCCGAATTCTCACGCTCGATAGGGCAGCTTGGACAGGGACGGCCGGACACTGCCCGCATCGGCTGCTTCGTGCCCTTCGGGCCGGCCTACATGGTCGATGTGCTGAAGGCCTATCAGGAGCGCTGCGGCATCAATTCGATCGACCTCACGGAAGGCGGGCAGCCGCAACTGCGTGAATGGCTGGCGGCTGGAGAAATCGAATTCGCGGTGACCTACGATATCGGCCGCGGCATCGGCGACGGCCACACGCCGATCTGCGAATTGCCGGCCCATGCCGCCCTGCCTGCCAGCCATCCGCTCGCCAATCGGAAAAGCGTTGCGCTTGCCGACCTGGTCGACACGCCGTTCATCCTGCTCGACCTGCCGGAAACCTCGGTCTACCTGATGACCCTCTTCGACGTCATCGCCAAGCGGCCGCATATCGCGCTGCGCTCGACATCCTACGAGACTGTGCGTGCGGCGATCGCCAACGGCATGGGATTCTCGCTGCTCAACACGATCCCGCGCAACGATTTCAGCCGTGACCGCGCCCAGATCGTCCGCATCCCCCTGACCGATCAACTGCCTGCGCCGAAAGTCATCGTCGCCGACCTCTATGGTCACCGGAAGCCCGCCCACGTGACGATGTTCATCGAGATCCTGAAAGATTATTTCAGCCATCTTCCCGGCGTTGGCGGAGGGAAGGCAGACTGA
- a CDS encoding ABC transporter substrate-binding protein, translating into MHISRRQFLGTAAAATAATVLPFGIGTAYANTPLLKVIPHADLKIVDPIWTTGYISRNHGYMIYDTLFAMDADLKPQPQMVDTYEKSDDGLTWTFRLRDGLAWHDGPPVTAEDCVVSLTRWGKRDGMGQRLFGVISKLEAADDKTIFMTLSKPYGLVLESLGKISSNVPFMMPKRIAETDANEQIKESIGSGPFIFKADEWVPGSKVVYLRNEKYVPRSEPVSAAAGGKVAKADRVEWLTIGDPTTAMNALISGEVDYWEQVPPDLAPLVGGNDGISTAVLDTLGSMGMARFNSLVGPTANEKLRVAIAKGFKQEDFLQSAIGNPEYYKVSPSIYPAGSTFATDADADMVDGDLEAAKKMVAESGYKGEKLVVLQSTDNPVLSAFALVAAEKLRAMGINVDLQAMDWSTVLSRRASKEDMDNGGWSIFFTWWIGGDSVHPLANVQFGGNGEKGWFGWASDEKLEELRNQFAEATDLDKQKEIAAEVQKRIFAIASFANLGTFFVPCGYSDSVKGMIQSPVQFFWNMEKV; encoded by the coding sequence ATGCATATTTCACGCAGGCAGTTTCTGGGTACGGCAGCCGCCGCGACGGCCGCAACGGTGCTCCCTTTCGGTATAGGCACCGCCTATGCCAATACGCCGCTCCTGAAGGTCATTCCGCATGCCGACCTCAAGATCGTCGATCCGATCTGGACCACCGGATACATTTCCCGCAATCACGGCTACATGATCTACGACACGCTGTTTGCGATGGATGCGGACCTGAAGCCGCAGCCGCAGATGGTCGACACCTACGAGAAGAGCGACGACGGGCTGACCTGGACCTTCAGGCTGCGTGACGGCCTTGCCTGGCACGACGGGCCGCCGGTGACCGCCGAAGACTGCGTGGTGTCACTCACGCGCTGGGGCAAGCGCGACGGCATGGGCCAGCGCCTGTTCGGCGTCATTTCCAAGCTCGAGGCCGCCGACGACAAGACGATCTTCATGACGCTGTCCAAGCCCTACGGCCTGGTGCTGGAATCGCTCGGCAAGATCTCCTCGAACGTGCCCTTCATGATGCCCAAGCGCATTGCCGAAACGGATGCCAACGAGCAGATCAAGGAATCGATCGGCTCGGGACCGTTCATCTTCAAGGCCGACGAATGGGTGCCGGGCTCCAAGGTCGTCTACCTGCGCAACGAGAAATACGTGCCGCGCTCGGAGCCGGTATCGGCTGCCGCCGGCGGCAAGGTCGCCAAGGCCGACCGCGTCGAATGGCTGACGATCGGCGATCCGACGACCGCGATGAATGCGCTGATTTCCGGCGAAGTCGACTATTGGGAGCAGGTGCCGCCGGATCTGGCGCCGCTGGTCGGCGGCAATGACGGTATCTCGACGGCGGTCCTCGATACGCTCGGCTCGATGGGCATGGCCCGCTTCAACAGCCTCGTCGGCCCGACGGCCAACGAGAAGCTGCGCGTGGCGATTGCCAAGGGCTTCAAGCAGGAAGACTTCCTGCAGTCGGCGATCGGCAATCCGGAATATTACAAGGTCAGCCCGAGCATCTATCCGGCCGGCTCGACCTTCGCGACCGACGCGGATGCCGACATGGTCGACGGCGATCTGGAAGCCGCCAAGAAGATGGTCGCCGAATCCGGCTACAAGGGCGAGAAGCTGGTCGTGCTGCAGTCGACCGACAATCCGGTACTCTCGGCCTTCGCTCTGGTTGCCGCCGAGAAGCTGCGCGCCATGGGCATCAATGTCGACCTGCAAGCGATGGACTGGTCAACCGTCCTGTCGCGCCGCGCATCCAAGGAAGATATGGACAATGGCGGCTGGAGCATCTTCTTCACCTGGTGGATCGGCGGCGACTCCGTCCATCCGCTGGCCAACGTCCAGTTCGGCGGCAATGGCGAAAAGGGCTGGTTCGGCTGGGCATCGGACGAAAAGCTCGAGGAGCTGCGCAACCAGTTCGCCGAGGCGACCGACCTCGACAAGCAGAAGGAAATCGCCGCCGAAGTGCAGAAACGCATCTTCGCGATCGCCTCGTTCGCGAACCTCGGCACCTTCTTCGTTCCCTGCGGCTATTCCGACAGCGTCAAGGGCATGATCCAGTCGCCGGTCCAGTTCTTCTGGAACATGGAAAAGGTCTGA
- a CDS encoding ABC transporter permease — translation MWFFILKRVLATIPVLVIVAFIVFLLLRLAPGDPAVVIAGDYATPEQIAAIRERLGLDQPLLMQFLIWGGRLLRGDLGISIFTNLPVTTLIGQRLEPTMMLSLVTIIYSTLVAVPLGVLAAWKEGSWIDRAIMILSVIGFSVPVFVVAYVLIYGFSIELKWLPVQGYKSPFTDFFGFLRQSVLPVLALSAIFIALIARMTRASVLEVLQEDYIRTARAKGQVESKVLLVHALKNAAVPIITVIGLGVALLIGGVVVTETVFNIPGLGRLVVDAVQKRDYPIIQGLILFFSFLYVMLNLLIDIIYTLVDPRIRY, via the coding sequence ATGTGGTTCTTCATCCTGAAGAGGGTGCTGGCAACGATACCGGTTCTGGTCATCGTCGCCTTCATCGTTTTCCTTCTCCTGAGGCTTGCGCCCGGAGATCCGGCGGTTGTCATTGCGGGCGACTACGCCACGCCTGAGCAGATTGCCGCCATTCGCGAGCGCCTCGGCCTCGACCAGCCGCTGCTCATGCAATTCCTGATCTGGGGTGGCCGGTTGCTTCGCGGCGATCTCGGCATTTCGATCTTCACGAACCTGCCTGTCACCACCCTTATAGGCCAGCGACTGGAGCCGACGATGATGCTGTCCCTGGTGACGATCATCTATTCGACGCTGGTTGCCGTGCCGCTCGGGGTGCTGGCCGCGTGGAAGGAAGGCAGCTGGATCGACCGGGCCATCATGATCCTCTCGGTCATCGGCTTCTCGGTGCCGGTCTTCGTCGTTGCCTATGTGCTGATCTACGGCTTCTCGATCGAGCTGAAATGGTTGCCGGTGCAGGGCTACAAGAGCCCGTTCACGGACTTTTTCGGCTTCCTGCGCCAGTCCGTGCTTCCGGTTCTGGCACTGTCGGCGATCTTCATTGCGCTGATCGCCCGCATGACGCGCGCCAGCGTGCTGGAAGTGCTGCAGGAGGACTACATTCGCACCGCCCGCGCCAAGGGGCAGGTCGAAAGCAAGGTCCTGCTGGTGCACGCGCTGAAGAATGCGGCCGTGCCGATCATCACGGTCATCGGTCTCGGCGTGGCGCTCCTGATCGGCGGCGTCGTCGTTACCGAGACGGTCTTCAACATTCCGGGCCTCGGCCGTCTGGTGGTCGATGCCGTGCAGAAGCGCGACTACCCGATCATCCAGGGTCTCATCCTGTTCTTCTCCTTCCTGTATGTGATGCTGAACCTGTTGATCGACATCATCTACACGCTGGTCGACCCGAGGATACGCTATTGA
- a CDS encoding ABC transporter permease, with amino-acid sequence MPAGRAGGFAAGFVRVARRYPFAFAGGVIITIMLLAAIFSPWLGTVDPIAMTPSQRLKPPSADHWLGTDMFGRDVWSRVVYGTRVSLTVGISASLICVAIGLVTGLFAGYFRAVDAIVMRFMDGLMSIPGILLAIALVAVSGTANLYTVIIAISVPEIPRIVRLVRSVVLTVREEPYVEAAVSLGTPLLKILYRHIFPNTVPPLIVQATYVCANAMLTEAILSFLGAGTPPEFPSWGNMMAEGRVFFPLAPWIVLFPGLALALTILAVNVLGDGLRDRLDPRIARKMA; translated from the coding sequence ATGCCCGCCGGTCGTGCCGGTGGCTTTGCAGCCGGCTTCGTCCGGGTCGCGCGCCGCTATCCCTTCGCCTTCGCCGGCGGCGTCATCATCACGATCATGCTGCTGGCGGCGATCTTCTCGCCTTGGCTCGGCACTGTCGATCCGATCGCCATGACGCCGTCTCAACGCCTCAAGCCGCCGTCGGCCGACCACTGGCTCGGCACCGACATGTTCGGCCGCGATGTCTGGAGCCGTGTGGTCTATGGCACGCGCGTGTCGCTGACGGTCGGCATTTCCGCCTCGCTCATCTGCGTCGCCATCGGCCTCGTCACCGGATTGTTCGCCGGCTATTTCCGCGCCGTCGATGCCATCGTCATGCGGTTCATGGACGGGCTGATGTCGATCCCGGGCATTCTCCTGGCGATCGCGCTGGTCGCCGTCTCCGGAACGGCCAACCTCTATACCGTCATCATCGCGATCTCGGTGCCGGAGATCCCCCGCATCGTCCGGCTGGTGCGCTCCGTGGTGCTGACGGTGCGCGAGGAGCCCTACGTGGAAGCCGCCGTTTCGCTCGGCACGCCGCTCCTGAAGATCCTCTACCGGCACATCTTCCCGAATACGGTGCCGCCGCTGATCGTGCAGGCGACCTATGTCTGCGCCAACGCCATGCTGACGGAAGCGATCCTGTCCTTCCTCGGCGCCGGCACGCCACCCGAATTTCCAAGCTGGGGCAACATGATGGCGGAAGGCCGTGTCTTCTTTCCGCTCGCCCCCTGGATAGTATTGTTTCCGGGGCTTGCCCTCGCGCTCACCATCCTCGCCGTCAATGTTCTCGGCGATGGCCTGCGCGACCGTCTCGACCCCCGTATTGCAAGGAAAATGGCATGA
- a CDS encoding ABC transporter ATP-binding protein, which produces MSGEGPVLSIENLTVRLPKGADREDAVSNVSLTVNRGEIVCVVGESGSGKSVSSHAIMGLLPKELQVASGRILVNGQNVVEKSLKELRAMRGTEMAMIFQEPMTALNPVIKVGEQIDEVLRIHTGLSAKERYERVIDIMKAVNLPDPVAMAGAYPHQLSGGQRQRIMIASALVLDPGLLIADEPTTALDVTTQAQILSLVNDIQERRGTGVLFITHDFGVVAEIADRVVVMRRGEVVETGPVDDVLSRPQHDYTKMLMAAVPGMTPPSRPSKAANKVAFETVKLEKTYGGKGFLKKDRVVHALKGVDLRVRKGETLGIVGESGSGKSTLARCVVRLVDPTSGAILVGSQDIANLSQRLLKPMRSKVQIVFQDPYRSLNPRVSVGQSIIEGPVNFGVPESKALEKARELMGLVGLSPDALDRLPHQFSGGQRQRICIARALAMEPEILIADESVSALDVSVQKQVLELLDTVREEFNLAVLFITHDLRVAAQVCDRIAVMHRGEVVELGETASIFANPQHEYTRSLFDAAPGKGRAFGTAIPA; this is translated from the coding sequence ATGAGCGGCGAAGGTCCAGTCCTGTCGATCGAGAACCTCACCGTCCGGCTGCCGAAGGGTGCGGACCGTGAAGACGCCGTCAGCAATGTGTCGCTGACGGTCAATCGGGGCGAGATCGTCTGCGTCGTCGGCGAAAGCGGATCGGGAAAATCCGTCAGCTCGCATGCGATCATGGGGCTCTTGCCGAAGGAACTGCAGGTCGCCTCCGGCCGCATCCTCGTCAATGGGCAGAACGTGGTCGAAAAGAGCCTCAAGGAACTGCGCGCCATGCGCGGCACCGAGATGGCGATGATCTTCCAGGAACCGATGACGGCGTTGAACCCGGTCATCAAGGTCGGCGAGCAGATCGACGAGGTCCTGCGCATCCATACCGGCCTGTCGGCCAAGGAACGCTACGAGCGGGTGATCGACATCATGAAGGCGGTCAACCTGCCCGATCCGGTGGCGATGGCGGGTGCCTATCCGCACCAGCTTTCCGGCGGCCAGCGGCAGCGCATCATGATCGCCAGCGCGCTGGTGCTCGATCCCGGCCTGCTGATTGCCGACGAGCCGACGACGGCGCTTGATGTCACCACGCAGGCCCAGATCCTGAGCCTCGTTAACGACATCCAGGAGCGGCGTGGCACCGGCGTGCTCTTCATCACCCACGACTTCGGCGTGGTGGCCGAGATCGCCGACCGTGTCGTCGTCATGCGGCGCGGCGAAGTGGTCGAAACGGGGCCGGTCGACGACGTTCTTTCCCGGCCGCAGCACGACTACACCAAGATGCTGATGGCTGCCGTGCCCGGCATGACGCCGCCGAGCCGTCCCTCGAAAGCGGCCAACAAGGTCGCCTTCGAGACGGTGAAGCTGGAGAAGACCTATGGCGGCAAGGGCTTCCTGAAGAAGGACCGGGTCGTCCATGCGCTGAAGGGCGTCGATCTTCGGGTGCGCAAGGGCGAAACGCTGGGGATCGTCGGCGAAAGCGGCTCCGGCAAGTCGACGCTGGCGCGCTGCGTCGTCCGGCTTGTCGATCCGACGTCCGGGGCCATCCTGGTCGGCTCGCAGGATATCGCCAATCTCAGCCAGCGGCTGTTGAAGCCGATGCGCAGCAAGGTGCAGATCGTCTTCCAGGATCCCTACCGTTCGCTCAATCCGCGCGTCAGCGTCGGCCAGTCGATCATCGAGGGTCCGGTGAATTTCGGCGTTCCGGAAAGCAAGGCGCTTGAAAAGGCGCGCGAACTGATGGGCCTCGTGGGTCTGTCGCCGGACGCGCTCGACCGGTTGCCGCACCAGTTCTCCGGTGGCCAGCGCCAGCGCATCTGCATCGCCCGGGCGCTCGCCATGGAGCCGGAGATCCTGATCGCCGACGAATCCGTCTCGGCGCTCGACGTTTCCGTGCAGAAGCAGGTGCTGGAACTTCTCGACACCGTGCGCGAGGAATTCAATCTCGCCGTTCTCTTCATCACCCACGACCTTCGGGTCGCGGCCCAGGTGTGCGACCGGATCGCGGTCATGCATCGCGGCGAGGTGGTGGAACTTGGCGAAACCGCTTCGATCTTCGCCAATCCGCAACACGAATACACCAGGTCGCTGTTCGATGCCGCCCCCGGCAAGGGGCGCGCCTTCGGTACCGCGATCCCCGCCTGA
- a CDS encoding M81 family metallopeptidase → MCAKRIAIGGFMHETNTFAPSKASYADFEKGWGPLPMVRGGEIPAKVKGVNIGIAGAVDYAAKAGWETLPTLWCGATPSAHVEAEAYERIVTELIDRIVGLGPLDGIYLDLHGAMVAENADDGEGELLRRLRQAVGRDVPIAVSLDLHGNITPLMVENSDVMVGYRTYPHVDMAETGQRTASSLDRILTSGKRPEKALVTIPFLIPISWQATEAEPCRTIYERVAASEKDGVTSLSFFPGFPAADFEGCGPVVIAYGDTADDANAAATEIAAFVEGFEDAFDGKVYAPEEGVRYAMERAKTASRPIVIADTQDNPGAGGNSDTAGMLKALVACGAENAAIGVLYDIDAAKAAHAAGEGATIRLAIGGRSGIPGDSPFEGMFTVEKLSDGRFRTTGPYYGDSDMELGLSACLKIGGVRVVVGSHKVQLADQAMYRFVGIEPTTAAILVNKSSVHFRADFTPIAEEIIICAAPGPMPVSPVSLPFTRLAKGMKLAPNGPVFG, encoded by the coding sequence ATGTGCGCCAAACGCATCGCCATCGGCGGCTTCATGCACGAGACCAACACATTCGCACCGAGCAAGGCGAGCTATGCGGATTTCGAAAAGGGCTGGGGTCCGCTGCCGATGGTGCGCGGCGGCGAGATCCCGGCGAAGGTGAAAGGCGTCAATATCGGCATAGCCGGCGCGGTCGACTATGCGGCGAAGGCCGGCTGGGAGACCCTGCCGACACTCTGGTGCGGTGCGACGCCATCCGCCCATGTGGAAGCCGAAGCTTACGAACGAATCGTTACCGAACTGATCGACCGGATCGTCGGGCTCGGACCGCTCGACGGCATCTATCTCGACCTGCACGGCGCGATGGTGGCGGAGAATGCCGATGACGGCGAAGGCGAGCTGCTGCGGCGCCTGCGGCAGGCCGTCGGCCGGGATGTCCCGATCGCCGTCAGCCTCGACCTGCACGGCAACATCACGCCGCTGATGGTCGAAAATTCGGACGTCATGGTCGGCTACCGCACCTATCCGCATGTCGACATGGCCGAGACCGGCCAGAGGACGGCATCCTCACTCGACCGCATATTGACCAGCGGCAAGCGGCCGGAAAAGGCGCTGGTGACAATCCCGTTCCTGATCCCGATCTCATGGCAGGCGACGGAAGCCGAACCCTGCCGGACCATCTACGAGCGTGTGGCCGCAAGCGAAAAGGACGGTGTGACGTCGCTTTCCTTCTTCCCCGGCTTTCCGGCGGCCGATTTCGAGGGCTGCGGCCCGGTCGTCATCGCCTATGGCGACACGGCGGACGATGCAAACGCTGCCGCAACGGAGATTGCGGCTTTTGTCGAAGGCTTCGAAGACGCATTCGACGGCAAGGTCTATGCGCCGGAAGAGGGCGTACGCTATGCGATGGAGCGGGCGAAGACCGCCAGCCGACCGATCGTCATTGCCGATACGCAGGACAATCCCGGCGCTGGCGGCAACAGCGATACCGCCGGCATGCTCAAGGCGCTGGTCGCCTGCGGGGCGGAAAACGCCGCCATTGGCGTGCTCTATGATATCGACGCCGCCAAGGCAGCGCATGCGGCCGGCGAGGGCGCGACCATAAGGCTTGCGATCGGCGGCAGGTCCGGCATTCCGGGGGACAGCCCGTTCGAAGGGATGTTCACAGTGGAAAAGCTCTCCGACGGACGCTTTCGGACTACCGGTCCCTATTATGGCGACAGCGACATGGAGCTTGGGCTCTCCGCCTGTCTGAAGATCGGCGGTGTGCGCGTCGTCGTCGGATCGCACAAGGTTCAGCTCGCCGACCAGGCCATGTACCGCTTCGTCGGCATCGAGCCGACGACGGCGGCGATCCTCGTCAACAAGAGTTCGGTGCATTTCCGCGCCGATTTCACCCCCATCGCCGAAGAGATCATCATCTGCGCCGCGCCCGGCCCGATGCCGGTTTCGCCCGTCTCGCTGCCGTTTACGCGGCTCGCCAAGGGCATGAAGCTCGCGCCGAACGGTCCCGTCTTCGGCTGA
- a CDS encoding M20 aminoacylase family protein → MSVLEKIDSFKGELVDIRRDIHAHPEIGFEEVRTSAIVIEKLKSYGVEVHTGFGKTGVIGVIRGTKGEGKMIGVRADMDALPMDETTNLPYSSKVPGKFHGCGHDGHTTMLLGAARYLAANPDFAGTAVMIFQPAEEGLGGARQMIADGLFEKFPCDEIYGMHNSPNGKPFEVEIKPGAAMAGADFFDIHITGVGSHAAMPEHSKDPIVAATALVQALQSIVSRNVKPLKSAVLSVTQIHAGTAYNVVPEKATITGTVRFLDREVGKLVKERMEAVCKGIAATYDVDVRLDHRNAFDVLMNTEELVAGYAEAAADIVGAENVFTDVEPVMGSEDFADMLAAAPGVYCRIGHAGTVPVHNPGFTFDDNLLPVGAAIMARIVERRLGAA, encoded by the coding sequence ATGTCCGTGCTCGAAAAGATCGACAGCTTCAAGGGAGAACTGGTCGACATCCGGCGCGATATCCACGCGCATCCGGAGATCGGCTTCGAGGAGGTGCGCACCAGCGCCATCGTCATCGAGAAGCTCAAGAGCTACGGCGTCGAGGTTCATACCGGCTTCGGCAAGACCGGCGTGATCGGCGTCATTCGCGGCACGAAGGGCGAGGGCAAGATGATCGGCGTGCGGGCCGACATGGATGCGCTGCCGATGGACGAGACGACCAACCTTCCCTACTCCTCCAAGGTGCCCGGCAAGTTTCATGGCTGCGGCCATGACGGCCATACGACCATGCTTCTGGGTGCTGCGCGCTATCTCGCCGCCAACCCGGATTTCGCCGGCACCGCCGTGATGATCTTCCAGCCGGCGGAAGAGGGGCTCGGTGGCGCGCGGCAGATGATCGCCGATGGCCTGTTCGAAAAGTTCCCCTGCGACGAAATCTACGGGATGCACAATTCCCCGAACGGCAAGCCGTTCGAAGTCGAGATCAAGCCGGGCGCGGCCATGGCCGGCGCCGATTTCTTCGACATCCACATCACCGGCGTCGGTTCGCATGCCGCGATGCCGGAGCACTCTAAGGATCCGATCGTCGCCGCGACCGCGCTGGTCCAGGCCCTGCAATCAATCGTGTCGCGCAACGTCAAGCCGCTGAAGAGCGCGGTGCTCTCAGTCACCCAGATCCATGCGGGCACGGCCTATAACGTGGTTCCGGAAAAGGCGACGATCACCGGCACGGTGCGGTTTCTCGACCGCGAGGTCGGCAAGCTCGTCAAGGAACGGATGGAAGCCGTCTGCAAGGGTATTGCCGCGACCTACGACGTGGACGTCCGGCTCGATCACCGCAACGCCTTCGACGTGCTGATGAACACCGAAGAGCTGGTTGCCGGCTATGCCGAGGCCGCCGCCGACATCGTCGGTGCGGAGAATGTCTTCACCGATGTCGAGCCGGTGATGGGCAGCGAGGATTTCGCCGACATGCTGGCGGCGGCGCCGGGCGTCTATTGCCGCATCGGCCATGCCGGCACGGTGCCCGTCCACAATCCTGGTTTCACTTTCGACGACAACCTGTTGCCGGTGGGAGCCGCCATCATGGCCCGTATCGTCGAGCGCCGCCTCGGCGCTGCGTAA